One Perca flavescens isolate YP-PL-M2 chromosome 14, PFLA_1.0, whole genome shotgun sequence genomic window carries:
- the LOC114567508 gene encoding uncharacterized protein LOC114567508 translates to MKKMSSGFCVRVLVLSLVTFGQHAKALSYRNGGFKDVTPHFDFQRSFNLASSENLEQAAAPSAGGYSGSYGWQVDGYSQEGSVSSYGPGHPILQEPRQNPQQPPQTNPNTGFLSSSNGIKMDSVPQHESTWWSRTQQHAYPANLQKLGYPARSQQHNGPAGSQQNAYLDYPSKPVKPSRPSKPKQPSHPSKSQKPGYLSKPQSTWWSRTQQHAYPAKLHKLGYPARSQQHVYLGYPSRPLQPTGPVRPQQPAKLQKGETQTKADMGDLFGGGIFESKPTDAELQNIASSHEIMRDSTWQAKHQQPTYLSKHQPQPVIASSHAIEMHSGPQPESTLQSTKSQQPAYLTKHQPQSVIASSHAIEMHSGPQPESTLW, encoded by the exons atgaaaaaaatgtccTCTGGGTTCTGTGTGAG AGTGCTTGTGCTTTCACTTGTGACTTTTGGGCAGCATGCAAAGG CTCTCAGCTACAGAAATGGAGGCTTCAAAGATGTTACTCCTCACTTTGATTTTCAAAGAAGCTTCAACCTTGCTTCATCTGAGAACTTGGAGCAAGCTGCTGCACCGAGTGCAGGAGGTTATAGTGGTTCTTATGGTTGGCAAGTAGATGGCTACAGTCAAGAGGGAAGTGTTTCTAGTTATGGGCCTGGCCATCCAATCCTTCAAGAACCCAGACAAAACCCCCAGCAGCCACCTCAAACTAACCCTAATACAGGATTCCTTTCATCAAGTAATGGCATTAAGATGGATTCTGTTCCCCAACATGAGTCCACTTGGTGGTCCAGAACCCAGCAGCACGCTTACCCAGCTAATCTCCAGAAACTAGGATACCCAGCCAGGTCCCAGCAGCACAACGGCCCAGCTGGGTCCCAGCAGAACGCCTACCTAGACTATCCTTCCAAGCCCGTGAAGCCCTCTCGCCCATCCAAGCCCAAGCAGCCTTCTCACCCATCGAAGTCTCAGAAACCAGGCTACCTATCCAAGCCCCAGTCCACTTGGTGGTCCAGAACCCAGCAGCATGCTTACCCAGCTAAGCTCCACAAACTAGGATACCCAGCCAGGTCCCAGCAGCACGTCTACCTGGGCTATCCTTCCAGGCCCCTGCAGCCCACTGGCCCAGTCAGGCCACAGCAGCCTGCCAAGCTCCAGAAAGGGGAGACTCAAACCAAAGCTGACATGGGGGACCTTTTTGGGGGAGGTATTTTTGAGTCTAAGCCCACTGATGCAGAACTGCAAAACATTGCATCAAGTCATGAAATTATGAGGGACTCTACTTGGCAAGCTAAGCACCAGCAGCCCACCTACCTGTCCAAGCATCAGCCACAACCAGTTATTGCTTCAAGTCACGCAATTGAGATGCATTCTGGTCCCCAGCCTGAGTCCACTTTGCAGTCAACTAAATCCCAGCAGCCTGCCTACCTGACCAAGCACCAGCCACAATCGGTTATTGCTTCAAGTCATGCAATTGAGATGCATTCTGGTCCCCAGCCTGAGTCCACTTTGTGGTAA